TGGCGCAAGCGAACCACCTCCACCCCGGTGGCGTTGGACACGTCCAGCGACGAGATGATGCGCGACAGGCGCTGCAGGTTGTCCGCGTAGTCGGTGATGATCAGCGAGTTGGTGCCCGCATTGACGTTGATCGTGTTGTTGGGGCTGATCAGCGGGCGCAGCACCGGCACCAGGTTGTTGGCGTTCTCGTGCGTCAGCCGGAAGATCTGCGTGACGATCTGCCCGCCGGTGGCGCGCGGCTGGCCGGCGGACACGGCGCTGCTTTGCAGCTTGGCCTCAGCCTCGGGCAAGACCACGTACATGCCGTTGGACTCGACCAGCGCGAAGCCCTGCGTGCGCAACTGGGTCGAGAACAGCCGCATCGCCTGCGAGGGGCTGACCGGCGTGGTGCTGGTCAGCGTCATCGTGCCTTTTACGCGCGGATCGACCACCACGTTGCTGCCGGTGATGGTGGCCATGGTGCGGGCCACGGCGTCGATCTCGGCGTTGGCAAAGTCCAATGTGACGTTGCCGCGCGTGGAGGGCGTCTCGGCAGCGGCGGATTTGGGCGCGGCGTGGGCAGTGGCCCGCTTACGCGACGCTGCGGCTTCGCCAGCGGCGCTGGTGTCGGCTTGCGCTACCACGGTGTCGCCCTTCGGGGCGGCGGGGCGGGCGGAGGGCTCCAGCGTCAGCACCAACGCATTGCCGTCGCGTGCGGTGCGCAGCTCGGCGGCTTCGGCCAGTTCCATGACCAAGCGTGTGCGGTCGCCCGCAGCGGCCAGCCGAATGCTTTTGATGTTGCCCTGCGCCAGCGGCACGCTGCGCGCGATGGTGCCGGCTTCGATGCCGGGCAGGTCGATGGCGATGCGCGGGGGCGAATCCATCTTGAAGCTGGTGGGCACCACGTCAGTGGCGCCGTTGAACTCGACGCGCACCGCGTCGCGCCCATTCACTTGCTGCCCGGTGATCGCGGTGATGGCGGCCTGCGCGTTGACGAGGGTCGCGGCCGACAGCAGCGTGACGGCGGTCGCGGTCTGGCCCCAGTGCTTCAGCACGTGGTGCAGGGCGCAGCGCAAACAGACTTGCTTGGCGGCGGAGAAGGGGGATTCAGCACGGTCGCGGGCCATTGGGCAAACACTTCTGCAAGCGATGTCCAATGTATCAGTTGGTCCCGCCAGCGTCAGGAGTTGGCGTGCGAGTAAGCGTGAAAATTCCATAAAAACAACGACTTGCCCGGGTTTGTTGAACTTCGGGGTCAGGTCTGAGGCGCCTCAGCCGATAGAGATGATCGCCCGCTCGCCCTGGCGGCGGCCGATGATGTTGAGCAGGTTGGCCAACTGCGCCTCCATGCCGGGGGCGGCCGTGGCCTCCCCATTGAAGCGAAGGCGCGAGCCCACCCATTGGCCACTGCCGGAAAGCCGCAAGGCGCCCTCCAGCGTGGAAAGTTGCAGCGAAACGGCGTCGCCGCCGTTCACCTGAAGCTGGTAAGAGCCCAGGGGCTGCAATGTAGACAGCCTGGATGACACTTGGCGCAGCGTGATGTCCGCCGCGCCCAGCACCGTCAGCCGCCCGGCCACCGTTTCCAGCGCCAGCCCGCGCGTGGCCAGCGACAGTTCGCCCTGCGGCTGCACCGTGTTCCAGGGCGTGCCCAGCCCGGTCAACACCGCGGCCGGCCATTGCGACTGGCTGTCAGCCACCGTGACGCTCGCGCCACCCCAGCGGGGGCTGATGGCCAGCTCGATCGGGCGGGTGGCGGTGCAGCAGTCGGCGGTCAGCGCCACGCGCACGCCGCTCCAGCCCGGGCGCAGGCGCCAGTGCACGCGCCCGGGCAGGGCCGTGACGTCTTGACTCCCCGCGCCGCCGGTCAGCACCAGCTTGGCCGAGCCGTTCCACAGGCTGTCTGCCGGGTCGTTCAGCTGCACGCGGCCGCCGCTGGCCTGCATGACGGCTTGCGTCAGCCAGCGCGCCGGGGCCGTCAGCACCAGCACCAGGAGCAGACCGAGCAACGCGCCGGCCCAGGCCCACCCCCAGGGCGGCGCGTGTCCGGGCGCTTCGGCCGCCGGGGCGGCGGTGCGCCGTTTCCAGGGCAGAAGGCTCATGGTGCGCGTAGGCGCTGGTGCGCGGACGATCTCATGAACTGGGCACGCTGAGCGACAGCGTGCCGCTCCAGTGCACCGGCGCGCCGGGGGCGGTGTCGCCGCTGCGGGTCAGGCGCGCCTCGACCGGCGTGGCGCGCGCATTCACCCGCACGTCAGAAAGCCAGTCGGCCAATGCCGTCGCCGATGCGCCTTTGAGCACCACGTTCGCGCGGTCGCCCATCACGCTCAGCTGGCCGGTGTCGCCCAGGCGCTGCTTCATGGCGGTTTCCAGTGCGCGCAGCGCTTCTTCTTGCGCCAGGCGCGGCACCGACTTGAGCGCATCCGCCTCGGCCTTGAGCTGCTGCATCTTCTGCGCCTGCACCTGCAGCGCCGCGCGCTGCGCCGGGGCTTCGCGCAGCGTGCGCAGGGCAGGCGCCAGGCCCACCCACCACAGCAGGGCCAGCCCGACCACCGTGGCGGCGATGGCCACCAGGCGGCGCTCGCGTGCGTCCAGGCGCGCCCAGGCGGCGCCAAGGCGGTTGGGTTCGCTGTTTTCTCGGCGGTTCATGGTGTGGCGGCCTCCTGGCGCATGACCAGCGCGTCGCCATCGGTGTGGGCGCTGTAGCCCAGCGGGCGCAGGCGCTGGTTGGCGTCGGCGATGGCGCTGGCGGGCAGCGGCAGGCCGCGCACGCGCATGTCGCCTGCTGCATATTCGATAGCTGTCGGCGTTGTCTGGGTGCCGACCACCTGGCCTAAAGCACTCAGCATGGGTTCCAGGTCGCGGTGCGACGTGGCGCCCGAGCTTTGCCGCAGCGCCGCCACTTCGCGCCCCATTTGCACCGGTGCGTCGACCACCGCGCGCACGTTCGGGAAGGTTTGCGTCAGCGTGTTGTTGACCTGCGCGCGGCGGGTTTGCAGTTCAGCCTGCGTGCGCCAGGCCCATAAATTGAGCCCCACCAGGTTGGCGGCGAGAAAGCCCACCACGCCCCAGCGCGCGGGGCGCCATTGCGGGGCGTGCAGAAAGTCGCGCCACAGGGCGCCGGCGCGCTGGGCGGCGCGGGCGCGGCCAGTGCGGGTCAAATCGAGCTGCGCCAGATCCCAGTTGGAACGGCTGGCCGCCAGCAAGCGCTTGGCGGGCTGGTGGATGGTGACGCGGCGGCCCAGCATCTGCTCTGCCAGCTCGGCCACGGCCGGCTCGGCCAGCAGTTCGAGCTTGGGGCGCTCAGGGTCTTCCGGGTCTCCGCTTTTCAGCGAATCCAGCTGCAGCAGCGCCAGCGTGCCTTGCGTCAGGGGCAGCGCCTGGGCGCCGCCGGGCACCAGGTCGCCGCTCATCAGCACGCGGGCGGTGTCTGGCTCGCCGGTGATGATCATGCGCAGGTTGCCGCTGCGCGGGCGCAGCTCCGGCACGATGCGCGTGATGGGGCGGTTGGCCGCGTCCAGCGCGCGCAGGTGCATCGACAGCCAGGCGCGGTTGCACACCGCCACCCAGGCGCCGCCGCCCCCGGTGGCGTCTGGGTCCACCGCGAAATGCAGGTGCTCTGGCTCGTCCAGCAGCACGTCTTCCAGCAGGCCGACCAGCGTCTGGCGGATGCGCGGTGAGTTGGGGCCCACGCCACGCGGCAGCGTGACGCGGTGCCACGACACCTGGCTGGCCGCTGCCATGGCCACCACCTCCACGCCGCGACCGGCGGGCGGCAGCAGCGCGATGGTCGCCGCCCCGTGCGAGGCCAGCGTCTGGCCGTCGGTCGAGGTGGCGTATTCGTAGCTGCCCGGCGGTCCGGGGGGCAGGGAAAGTAACAACAAGCTCATGGCGAAGTCGGGCGATTGTAGGCGGCGTGTGTGTCGGCCAGGCAGGCGCTCAGCGCGCGCCCGCCGCCCGCGCCAGGGGCGTGGCGCCCGCGCCGTTGCCCAGATCGACGGTGAGCGCCGTGCGTTCGCGCCACAGCGTGGTGACCTGGCGCGTGCGGCGGTCGCGCTGCACCACCGAAACCTCTTCCAGCGCTACGTCGTCCAGCCGCAGGCGGCCACGCACCTCAAAAAAGTCGGACGTGGTGCTGACCCAGGTCGTGCTGGCCTGCGGGCCGCCCACGGCCTGCATCGCGTCTGACGGCTGCTTGAAGAAGCTGCTGTCGCGCTGAACCACCACGCGCTGGGCGCGCGCCATGTCCAGCTCGGGGATGCTGGCGGCGATCACCTGCGCGCTGGCGGTGTTCAGGTTGACGGGGGTGGGCGCGTTGTTCACCAATGGCAGCACGGTGACGTAGGGCCGCAGCGTGTCCAGCGTGCTGGCGGGCAGGCCCAGCCAGGCCAGCTGCTCGAATCGGCGCGGCAGCAGGGGCGCGTCGCCCCCGTCGTCGGTGGGGCCGCGCATCGCCGCGCTGGCGCGTGCCAGGGCGCGTTGCAGCGCGCCCAGCTCGCCACTGGGCAGGTTGAGCAGCTCAAACAGGCGGGTGAAGCGGGTGAAGGCATCCAACTGCTGCGACGGCGCGCCCGCCACCAGGTTCATGACGTTCATGCGCGACTGCATGTCGGTGATCTGGCCGGACAGAAACGCGTCGCGGTCGGTGTCGCTGCTGGCCTCGCCAGCGGCCAGGAAGGTGGACAGGCGCGCCTCGGCCAGCGGCACGGCCCAGGGCTCGCCCAGGTGGTCGGCGTCGAAGCCGCGGTTGCGGTCCTCCCGTAGATCGCCCGCCAGAATCAGCCGGCCCCAGTCCAACGCGCCCGTCAAGATCCAGGCCGACTGCACGCGCGCGCGCTCGGCGGCCTCGACCTCTACGCCCCGCCACTGGCGCCACATGGCGGCGGCGGCCAGCGTGGCGACCAGGGCCACGGTGATCATGGCCATCAGCAAGGCGGCGCCGCGCTGGCGTGCCGAGGGCTGCTGCGCCCTCATGAAGCCCCCCCGAAGTTGGGCCGCACCCAGTCCAGCACCATTGGGCCGTTGATGGCCTGGCCGGGGGCGAAGTTGATCAGCAGGCGCACGCCGTCGGGCAGGGTGCCCACGGCGGCGGCCGATTCGGCGCCGCTGGACAGCGGGTTGGTCCAGGCGTTGTTGCGAAAGTAATGCACCTGCCATTCGGTGGCGTTGGCCACGCGCACGGCCTGGGCGCCGGTGCCGTCTGCGGCCTGCTCGTTGGCGGTTTGGCTCCAGTTCTCGGCGTTGTCCCAGGCGGCCTTCCAGGCGTTTTGCGACAGGAAGGGCGCCGACTGCCAGCGCAGCCACTGGCCGTCGGGGCGGCGCGTCCAGGCCACCACGCGCAGGCCGCCGGCCGGCTCGCCAGCGCTGGCGCGGGTGATGCGGAGCAGCCGCCCGTCCCACGACAGGCTGCGCTGCGAGGCAGACGTTTGGTAGGGCGGGCTGCCGTCGGTCACGGGCCAGACCATCATGGCGTCGAGGTCGGCGCGCCACTGCGACAGCCCGGCCTGCAGCGCCAGCACGTCGTCGGTGTAGCGGCGCGTGCTTTCCTGCGCACGCGCCATGCCATCGATGCCGCGCCAGGTCAGCATGGCCATCACCGCCATGATAGTCAGCGCGACCAGCACCTCGATCAGGGTGAAGCCGCTGGGCCTGCGGGCGCTGCGCAGGGGCGAAGATTGCGGACCAAATCGGCCCCTGGCGCTGGTGGGGTCAGCGCTGGCAGCTATGAAATTAGGATTGACGGCCAGAGCGGCTTGGTCGCACCGTGCCCCAGTCCGCAGCGCACGGCGCGACGAATGGGGGGGAAACGCGCGCGGCACCGACGGGGGCGATGGCATCGGTGGCATCAGTTCCTGCCCATGATGCTGGTCACCCGCACCACCTGCCGCCCGCCGTCCAGCACGCTGACATCCACACGGCGGAAGTTGGGGTTCGGCGTGGGCCGCACCGCCTGCGCCACCTGCAGCGTCAGCCCGGCCTGCGCGCAGTCGCTGACCGTGTCGCCCACGTTCGGCAGCTGGCGCGCCAGACGCAGCTCGACCAGGCGGTTTTCGGCGCACACCTGGCCCAGCAGCAAACGCCCCTGGCGATCGGCGTTGTCCGTCAGCGCTGCGGTCGATTTCAGGCCCGCCACCAGCGCGATCGCCGTGATCGCCAGGGCCACCATCACCTCGACCAGGGTGAAGCCGCGCTGCCGGCGGTGTTGCAAGTCAAATGAGCCTCTGGCGCCCGTGGGATGAGCGCTGGCAGCTATGAAATCAGGAGTTTCTGCGCCATCAAACGCATCGCCCGCCGCACCCTGGCGGTGAAGCCCAAACCATCCGGCGCGCGCTGCGAAAACCCAGCCAGCCGCCATCCCCAGGCCTACGGACCGCGCAGCAGGCGATGCCAGCGAATGCCGTTGGGCGCGCTGCGCCAGCAACGCGCGTCGCGCCTCCGCCTTGCGTGCGATGCACAAATCGTGCGGTGGCAAGGCGCCCAGCGCCTCCAGCGCGCGCGTCATGGCGCCCCCACCGTGAACGGCCGCAAGCCATCGGTCGCCACTCGCATCTGCGCCTGCGTGGTGCCGCCCGCGCGCTGCAGCACCACGGACTGCGCGCCGATGATCGGATCTGGCCCCAGCACCACGGGTGCGTTGCCCAGCGCGCGCGTTTGCCCGTCCAGCCAGCGCGTGGGCAGCGGCGCGGCGCTGGCGGGCAGGCCGTCAAACACAAAGCCGGTGGCCGTGGTGTGCCAGACCACCGGCACGCCCGCCGCGCGCGACTGCGCCCGCGCCGATTCAAACAGCGCCGCCAGCCGCTCGGCATCGCGCTCCAGCGCATTCGCATCGCCATCGCGCAGCGCGAGGCCCGCCAGCGCCGTGCCCATGGCCACGATGGCGATCACCACCATCAGCTCGATCAGCGTGAAACCGCGCGGGGTTGGGGGGCGAAACATGGCTCTGGCGCTTGTCCAGCGGGCGCTGGAAGCTATCAAATCAGAAGTAAAAGGCACCTTCAGGCGAGCGGCGTGGCGTGCCGAGCGCACCGGCCCGACGAAGGCGCGGGGCGGCCGTGCATCCAGCCGGCAGCCAGCCTGATCCGGCTGGCCGAACGCCGAGCTGTCGCCCCGTCCTCAGCACCGCACCGTGCAAACGCTCGCGGAGCAGGCCAAGCCAGCGAACGCGCAGAACCGCCGCGCATCCACCCAGCGGCCAAGGTCATCCCGCTGTCCGCACGCCTCACACCGCCGCCAGCCCAAGCCCAGCCGGCCTCAGCACCCCACGGCGCAAACGGCCGCGGAGCAGGCCAGCCCAGCGAACGCGGTGCCCGGACCTGCGCCGGGCACGCGCGTTGTCCCCCTTCCCGAAGCGCGCAGCGCGAAGAGAGAAGGGGGAGGTCGCGCAGCGACTCAGGGGGTTGCATCCCAATTACTGCCAGCTGCCAATGTCCGCGTTCTTGCCTTCGCCGCCGCTTTGCCCGTCGGCGCCAAAGCTCATCACGTCCACCTCGCCCTGCACGCCTGGGTTCAGGTACTGGTACGGGCGGCCCCAGGGGTCGTTGGGCAGCTTCTCGAGGTAGGGCTTCCAGTTGGCGGGCGCGGGCGCGGTGGTGGGGCGCACCACCAGCGCTTGCAGGCCCTGCTCGGCCGTGGGAAAGCGCAGGTTGTCCAGCTTGTACAGCTTGAGCGCCTGCATGATGTTGTGCACGTCGGTGCGCGCGGCGGTGGCGCGGGCGTCGTCGGTGCGGTCCAGCACATTGGGCACGATCAGCGCGGCCAGCACGCCGATGATGACCAGCACCACCATCATCTCGATCAGGGTAAAGCCCAGGCTGCGGCGGGCGCGGCGGCCCAGAGAGGAAAAGACGGTCATCGTTACGGCGTGAAAAAAGGGCCCGCTGCGGCGCGCGCCACAGTCCAAATCAATCGCATCAATGATAATCGCCGCATGTTCAAGCAAGGCGATCGCCGGTGAAGCTGTTACCTAACTCCCGCTGGGCCGTGGGTGGCGTCACCCTGGCCGTGTGGGCCGTGGCCGCAGGCAGTGCGCTGTTCTGGTACCTGCGTGCGGGCGATGCGGGCGCGCCGATGGCGGTGGCTGCGGCCGGCGCGCCGTCGGGCGCGGTGCAGGTCGATACGCGCGCGGTGGCGCGCACGCTGGGCGCGCCCGATGCGCCCACCACCACCGCTTCGGCGGCGGACGTCACCGG
This genomic interval from Ottowia oryzae contains the following:
- the gspN gene encoding type II secretion system protein N; this encodes MSLLPWKRRTAAPAAEAPGHAPPWGWAWAGALLGLLLVLVLTAPARWLTQAVMQASGGRVQLNDPADSLWNGSAKLVLTGGAGSQDVTALPGRVHWRLRPGWSGVRVALTADCCTATRPIELAISPRWGGASVTVADSQSQWPAAVLTGLGTPWNTVQPQGELSLATRGLALETVAGRLTVLGAADITLRQVSSRLSTLQPLGSYQLQVNGGDAVSLQLSTLEGALRLSGSGQWVGSRLRFNGEATAAPGMEAQLANLLNIIGRRQGERAIISIG
- the gspM gene encoding type II secretion system protein GspM encodes the protein MNRRENSEPNRLGAAWARLDARERRLVAIAATVVGLALLWWVGLAPALRTLREAPAQRAALQVQAQKMQQLKAEADALKSVPRLAQEEALRALETAMKQRLGDTGQLSVMGDRANVVLKGASATALADWLSDVRVNARATPVEARLTRSGDTAPGAPVHWSGTLSLSVPSS
- the gspL gene encoding type II secretion system protein GspL, with translation MSLLLLSLPPGPPGSYEYATSTDGQTLASHGAATIALLPPAGRGVEVVAMAAASQVSWHRVTLPRGVGPNSPRIRQTLVGLLEDVLLDEPEHLHFAVDPDATGGGGAWVAVCNRAWLSMHLRALDAANRPITRIVPELRPRSGNLRMIITGEPDTARVLMSGDLVPGGAQALPLTQGTLALLQLDSLKSGDPEDPERPKLELLAEPAVAELAEQMLGRRVTIHQPAKRLLAASRSNWDLAQLDLTRTGRARAAQRAGALWRDFLHAPQWRPARWGVVGFLAANLVGLNLWAWRTQAELQTRRAQVNNTLTQTFPNVRAVVDAPVQMGREVAALRQSSGATSHRDLEPMLSALGQVVGTQTTPTAIEYAAGDMRVRGLPLPASAIADANQRLRPLGYSAHTDGDALVMRQEAATP
- the gspK gene encoding type II secretion system minor pseudopilin GspK, coding for MRAQQPSARQRGAALLMAMITVALVATLAAAAMWRQWRGVEVEAAERARVQSAWILTGALDWGRLILAGDLREDRNRGFDADHLGEPWAVPLAEARLSTFLAAGEASSDTDRDAFLSGQITDMQSRMNVMNLVAGAPSQQLDAFTRFTRLFELLNLPSGELGALQRALARASAAMRGPTDDGGDAPLLPRRFEQLAWLGLPASTLDTLRPYVTVLPLVNNAPTPVNLNTASAQVIAASIPELDMARAQRVVVQRDSSFFKQPSDAMQAVGGPQASTTWVSTTSDFFEVRGRLRLDDVALEEVSVVQRDRRTRQVTTLWRERTALTVDLGNGAGATPLARAAGAR
- a CDS encoding type II secretion system protein GspI, whose product is MVALAITAIALVAGLKSTAALTDNADRQGRLLLGQVCAENRLVELRLARQLPNVGDTVSDCAQAGLTLQVAQAVRPTPNPNFRRVDVSVLDGGRQVVRVTSIMGRN
- a CDS encoding prepilin-type N-terminal cleavage/methylation domain-containing protein, with product MFRPPTPRGFTLIELMVVIAIVAMGTALAGLALRDGDANALERDAERLAALFESARAQSRAAGVPVVWHTTATGFVFDGLPASAAPLPTRWLDGQTRALGNAPVVLGPDPIIGAQSVVLQRAGGTTQAQMRVATDGLRPFTVGAP
- the gspG gene encoding type II secretion system major pseudopilin GspG, translating into MTVFSSLGRRARRSLGFTLIEMMVVLVIIGVLAALIVPNVLDRTDDARATAARTDVHNIMQALKLYKLDNLRFPTAEQGLQALVVRPTTAPAPANWKPYLEKLPNDPWGRPYQYLNPGVQGEVDVMSFGADGQSGGEGKNADIGSWQ